One region of Glycine max cultivar Williams 82 chromosome 9, Glycine_max_v4.0, whole genome shotgun sequence genomic DNA includes:
- the LOC100799486 gene encoding probable flavin-containing monooxygenase 1 — protein MERRVVIIGAGISGLGACKYLLEFGFNPIVFEVDDGVGGLWRHTMDSTKLQNNKQMFQFMDFPWPSSVKEDNPSHKQVLDYVNSYAEHFSLIPYIRFNFKVIDIDYVGGESSEEMKSWELWGGNGRPFCSKGTWHIAVQHTKNLSIEMHEAEFVVLCIGKYSGFPNIPEFPPGKGPEVFNGKVMHSMDYSNLDNETAAELIKGKRVTIIGSQKSGLDLAAECANANGVKHPCTVIQRTAHWFLPDFNFWGVIAGFLYFNRFAELLVHKPGESFLLGLVATLLSPWRWGISKLVETTLKWKLPLKKYGMAPNHSFLQDLSTCLFAVYPDNFFDKLKEGSIIMKGSQNFSFCREGVIIDGEAKPLESDIVFFATGYKGDQKIKNIFKSPLFQKYIIGQATSTVPLYRQIIHPQIPQLAIIGYAESPSNIFASEMKSLWLSHFLDGNIELPSIREMEKDVKLWEDNLKQYGGKYYWKTCIAHCGIWYHDQLCKDMKHDPRRKNGLFSELFEPYGHADYAGLTRKR, from the exons ATGGAAAGAAGGGTTGTAATTATTGGAGCAGGAATCAGTGGCCTTGGTGCCTGCAAATACCTTCTAGAGTTTGGATTTAACCCAATTGTCTTTGAAGTTGATGATGGTGTTGGAGGACTATGGAGACATACCATGGACTCCACCAAGCtccaaaacaataaacaaatgtTCCAGTTTATGGATTTTCCATGGCCTTCTTCTGTGAAAGAAGATAATCCAAGTCACAAGCAAGTGCTAGATTATGTTAACTCCTATGCTGAACATTTTTCCCTCATTCCTTACATTAGATTCAACTTCAAAGTCATTGACATAGATTATGTTGGTGGAGAGTCTAGTGAAGAAATGAAGTCATGGGAATTGTGGGGTGGTAATGGCAGGCCCTTTTGCTCCAAGGGAACTTGGCATATTGCTGTGCAACATACCAAAAATTTATCCATAGAG ATGCATGAGGCCGAGTTTGTTGTTCTTTGCATTGGGAAATATAGTGGTTTTCCAAACATTCCTGAATTCCCCCCAGGAAAAGGCCCAGAAGTTTTCAATGGCAAGGTTATGCACTCCATGGACTACTCGAATTTGGACAATGAGACTGCTGCTGAACTGATCAAAGGAAAAAGAGTTACAATAATAGGCTCACAGAAATCTGGTCTTGATCTAGCAGCTGAATGTGCGAATGCAAATG GAGTGAAGCATCCTTGCACAGTTATCCAAAGAACCGCACACTGGTTTCTTCCAGATTTTAACTTTTGGGGTGTTATTGCTGGATTCTTGTACTTCAATCGCTTTGCGGAGCTTTTAGTTCACAAGCCAGGAGAGTCCTTCCTACTTGGCCTTGTTGCCACTCTGCTTTCACCATGg AGATGGGGAATTTCTAAACTTGTTGAAACTACTCTAAAATGGAAGCTGCCATTGAAGAAGTATGGAATGGCACCCAATCACAGCTTTCTTCAGGATCTCTCCACATGTCTGTTTGCGGTGTATCCTGATAACTTTTTTGACAAACTAAAAGAAGGATCCATCATTATGAAGGGATCGCAAAACTTTAGCTTTTGTAGAGAAGGTGTAATCATTGACGGAGAAGCTAAGCCCCTGGAATCAGATATTGTATTTTTTGCCACTGGATACAAAGGTGaccaaaaaatcaaaaacatattcaaATCTCCACTCTTCCAAAAGTACATCATTGGGCAAGCAACCTCAACAGTTCCTCTCTACAG ACAAATAATTCACCCTCAGATCCCCCAGTTGGCAATAATAGGATATGCCGAGAGCCCATCAAATATATTTGCCTCGGAAATGAAAAGCTTGTGGCTATCACATTTCTTGGATGGAAACATAGAGTTGCCTAGTATAAGAGAGATGGAAAAGGACGTGAAATTGTGGGAAGACAATTTGAAGCAATATGGTGGGAAATATTATTGGAAAACATGCATTGCTCATTGTGGCATATGGTATCATGATCAATTGTGCAAAgacatgaagcatgaccctagaaGGAAGAATGGCCTTTTTTCGGAGTTGTTTGAACCATATGGCCACGCTGATTACGCAGGTCTTACTCGTAAAAGATAA